The genomic DNA CAAGGGCCTTGAAGCTAAGTGGCTCATGCATGGATAATTCTGACAGAACTTTCCTGTTCAGCTGGATGTTCTCCTTCATCAAACCGTGCATGAAGTTATCGTAATTGACCTAGAAATCAGTACAATTGGCCGTAAGACTTTGAGATTATATGAAAAAGTTCATCCATTGCAAATGCCCGTGttgttttggaaaaaaattaatacgtTGATGAGGTAAATAACCAATTTCAAGAAAACAATTGGTGCTCAAGCACAAGCCAACAGTTATCGAATAAAAACCAGCCAAATATCCAACAAACAGTTCATGTTAAAGTTCCGGTATAACATCTGTGCTTAACCATGACATATACACAGATATATATGAAATGCTAAAATGATTTGCATGGCTAATTTGAAATCTCAAAGGACTAAAGTTTCTTGAATCCTTAAAAACCGCTATTTCTTATCCTCCAATAGAACTTCGGCTTACACAGCAAACAGGGGATGAAAGTCATTAACTGAAAATGTTTTCTAACTCCCATTGAAGTAGAAGATACCGTTTTTGCATCTTAGTTCTCATCTTAGCGTTCATGAAAAACCTTCTATAGCAGTTGATGTTACTCATGAAAAACCTATTTCTTTTGATATATGAGTCAAACATGGCATCAAGAGAATGTTCAGAAAGTAAAAAAGCCATGTCGGAACGAGCACAATGAACTACTTTCCATGCCTTACAGGCAAAGAATACTCATCAACCACACCACAATACTCATCTCTACACTTGGGAGATTCATGGATGAAGCTTACTCATCCCGGCAAGGGTAAATAACATGATATCGTCAACAGTATTATCCAAAGTTCCATTTAGCTCATATTCAGAATAAGTGCTTCAAGCCGATAAACGAAACCAAATATATGAGACACAAGCAGGGCAAAAATCATTGAAAATTTAGAACAAGCATTCTTtcgatatatatgtaaaaaagaaaagccgGACGATACGTACTGAGTGGAGGCGAGTGTCGGCGTTGATGCGCTGGATCAAGAGAGACCGGGTATCACGCTTCTTATTGCGGCAGTCTCTGTAGGAGTACTGCAGGGCCTTCTCGACCCTCTCCCTCGCGATTCTAATGCAGTTCTTTGCCCTGCCTCGGAAACCCTTGGCCAGGTTGAACACCTTTTTCTTGttcatcttcctcttcctgctttccttctcttcttctgcGAACCAATCCTTTTACACCTCGCAGAAGAACAACATTAAACTTGCAATCAGGCAAGAAACTACGCAAATCCATCAACCTTCTCCCCTAATTAGCCAAGAAATTAAGAATCTACAAACTAGAAAAccctaaaaataaaacttctcACTTGTTGCAGTTCAGTCGGGCAATAACGACAGAGCGGCTACGAAGGCGGAACAAGCAAGTCCCGTTTCCGTTCAGAGACCGTCCAGactgagagagaggggggggagagagagagagagagagagagagagagagagagagatgcgaGGGAGGTAGAGAAAGCCTCAATGGTGAGAGGAATTCAGCCCGGCCCAATAAAAAGTGTGTGGGCGGCCCAATAAGAGTAGAAAGCACTTTGCCCCCTGATTTTTGGGGTTAGGAAGCATTTACCCCCGACCTTTGAAATTTTGTACAATGCCTCCCGACCTTTATGAAAAATTGGCACTTTACCCTGTTCAATCAATTTTCCGGCCAAATCGTGTCATGTGCCGTGCATATGATATTTTTTAGGGATAAAGTCGTCATTTTAtctcataaaaataataataataaattagaaaaaagaaactgtGGAAGGAATGAACAGAGGAGATCGGAATTGGGAGAAGGAAGATGTACGGGGACGTCTCAAGCTGCAACCCTTACAACTATAAAGACTCTACCTACATCCCTCCTTCCCGATTGAATGGCGGTTGCCCTATTCATTGATTCTTTCCTCTCCTGGTTTCGAAATTTTGGATCTTGGTGACAGTGGAAGGGTTCGCTCCTACTCAAAGCTTGCTTTAGAGCACCGGCTAGAGAGGACACTGAATGGACCTCCTGTACATGACTGGGAGTTCGCCTCAGTTCCCGAGCTGGCCGCCCTCGCCAGAGACAGCCATGCGGCCGAATGCGGCCCCGCTTAGGTCGAAGTGGACCCGCACCCTAGAGCAGTATCCCCTCGGGCACTCATCGGTGACGATGATGTTGACGGCCCGCCGGGAGCAGATGCTCCTGTCGAGGCACCGGACCTTGTAGTAGGCGCCGCAGCCATCCCCGTTCATGAATAGCACCGGGCTCACCACCCCTACCCGAGCCTTCAGCGGCTTAACATCCACCAGCGACCCGTACCCGCAAGCCCCACCTTCAAATTAGACCCCATTGTAACGCCATTGTCGACCCTTCAAGCAAATGATTATATGCATGCGTGTGAAATCCCGCATAAAGCTACGATTTTGATGAACTTCTACTTAAAATAATGGCGTTTTGGTGTGAACAGGGCACAATATAGGTAGGTGGGTTTAGTGGCTTCTTAGTTCCTACCGTCGCTGCCATCGCCCTCAGGGTCGCCATACCAAGTGCCGGTGGCCGGCTTCCACAGCTGGTTGGACTTGGCGGAGGCTGCATCAGTCAACTGCGCCGGTACCGGGACCAGTGGAGTGCTCTGCACCTCGAGCAGAGCCCATAGCTTGAAAAACAGCCCGGACCCGCGAAGGCGCTGCGGCTGCATAGTGGCGCGTGCCGTACAATGTCGGGTCGGCTTAGGTAGCGGAGATACCAAGGGGATAGTGATCGAAGGCCCTCTGCCAACAGACACTCAACTAAAGCCCgaagagggggagagagagagagagggaagagaGGGCTTCGATTTCTTAGCCGTATTGTGGAGTCTTTGTGGTTCTGTTCCTATTCAATTTGAGGGGTTTTGGTTTCAGAAACTTGGCCTAGAGCATCAACTTACTCAAATTTGTTGAATTTGTCGAACATCTGCTGCTTAGAGGTAGAGATTGAGCAAATCGTTGGAGTTGGATACCCTTCTCCGATCTCTATtaggttcttttttttttaactaaatttttgaatttgattattcatTAATCAGGTCAAATGACTTAATTGTCCCTCGAAAATGTCATATGTTACTCACATGACTCAATTTGGCTGAAAAATagacctgaaggggcaaagtGCCTATCCTTTTGAAGGTCGGGGGGCACGGTGCAAATTTTTAAAGGTGAGCAGGCAAACGTTGTTTAACTCCAAAGGTCAGGGGGTAAAATGCATTTTACTCGCCCAATAAACTAACCATATACATATTGTACGGGATGTGCACGGATACCGGATATATCCGGAACcggtcggaacctacccgttaggaTAAGGTCTGGATAgttcgtattgaaaataaaatagaatctCAGTATTATAATACGAAACCGGTAAAAACGGGTTTCGGTTCTTGCATGTAGGGTACCTAGAACCCCAAAGAACCGAAACTGAAATCGGTTTTCACTGGTTCCGTATTCTAATATCCAGACcgtaccctattttcaatatgagATCTGAACCAGGATAATAATTTCCCCCATTATGTAGTTATATTAAGATAttcctatatttaaaaaatatagtcactaattttttttaaaaaatctaaatctatgtCGACATTCTGTTTTAtgtgattattgattatggatgagatattttcgactttatttagcgagacatAAGAAAATTTACAAGTTCTAACATAGTATTCGGAATctatggtataatacaggttccgggtgGGCTCCGGTTCCAAGActcaacagggtagggtccagTTTTAAAATCTTGGAATAAGTAATTTACAATGTAGAGTCCTGGTATTGTGAGAAAAAACAGAGTATCCGGACCCACACATCCTTATGTACACAATAAAATTCACAAACTTCACTAGTTGTGCCAAATCTGAAGTGCAGATGCACAAAATCCGTGATTTATCGTCATGGTAGTGGTGCTCTACCATGTATTGTCATCTTCTCGCCATGTAGATTCTCGAACAGGGCGATGACTCTCCAATATTATGTTCGGGGGAACAATGACGAAGTTCGTCTGCCTGTTGATGATAGCAAGCAAGAGTGTTCTCAGTCTCCTCTAGAGTCACCAGCAACAAAGACAGCCAAGCCGAGGTTGGTTTATCAAATGCCACTCATCCGTAAACCTGTTGGTTGACACGGTCGATAATTCTTCATGGATACACACATGTTGAGACGAATTACCAGCTCAAAATGAGCATTTTCCCTGGAATTTATATGGCATATATGTAGGGATTTTGGGTTCATTTCTTCTTCCAGGTACCCCTCCGAAAATCGGATTGGTTTTAAGCGGATATTGGCCCCAAGTGGGAGAAACACGGGGGGGGCCCAATATCATTCTTTTGGCCTACCTCAGCACATGCGGGTATGTGCTCATCAACAttcaatttgatatttttttgctTAGTGATTTGCTCACTGATATTAGCTTTAGATGAAACCAATATGAATGACCAATGTATCTTGTGGATTGCCAGCAGGAATGCAGAATCTAACAACCCTTAACCACAttattttttcgttttttttttcaatttacaaGTTATATTATGTATCAGTAATAACGTGATGTAACTACTCCATAAAATAccttaaaaattatgattccTTTTATATCCTATATCAAACATAACACACATTAAATTGATATACTCTAAAGCAATTGCAGCTTGTTATGTAAGTATAACCGAGACAAACTTCTATAGTAACCGAGTATTTAAGCCAAGTTTTTACCTCCAAGAATAGCGACCAAACTTGTAGATGGCTACAACATCATCTCAAGGTCAAGGTCTTATTATTGTGATGACTAGCACAAGGGCAAGTGGTTCGCATTCAATGTGTGCCAAGAGTCTACACTCACCATGCGTGATTTTCATTGCTAACCCCATTGTCGCTCTATACCACATCGATTAAAGTTGTTGAAAAGGAATTAATTCGAGTCGTTATTTTATCAGCTTTATCATTCCTCTGTGTATATTGGAGTTGACTCATTTCAGGGCATTTCTATGCACATTGGTCTTGAATGAAATGCTTAACCTCTATATGAAGGATGTCATTGTATCTTCTACTGAGAATGGTTAAAATCGGTTGGATGAATAAATTTGATTGCCGCTACAATAACAATTtaagaaaaactgaaatttgaTGTCCACGCAAAAAGCTAAGATCCAGAATAGATCACTAACAAGAATATTCTCAAAAATGCCACAACATGAAGTTTTTGGGCcaaaatttaaacaaaaacTGGGTTGCAAATTAACATCTATGGAAAAAGAGAACTCTGCAACGCTGGTCTATGTTATCAGAAGCTCAAAGGTGATTAATATAATCTTTAGCTTAGATTCCATTGTAAAAATCGTCTactcatcatcttcatcgtCATCTGCTCCAGCAGCTGAGTTGATGGCATTGAAGGAAGATAGATTTATCAACTCAGCTGTTGGAGCAGATGacgatgaagatgatgagtAGACGATTTTTATAACGGAATCTGAGCTAAAGATTATATTCATCACCTTTGAACTTCTGAGAACATGGATCAGCGTCTCAgagttttctttttccgtAGATGTTAATTTGCAACCCagtttttgtttaattttttatgccAAAACTTCATGTTGTGACATTTTTGAGAATATTCCTATTAGTGATCCATTCTAGATCTTAGCTTTTTGCGTGGACAtcaaatttcagtttttcttaAATTGTTATTGTAGCAGCAATCAAATTTATTCATCCACTCAATTTTAACCATCCCAATAGAAGACACAGTGACATCCTTCATATAGAGGTTAGACTTCCATacatcctttttttctttttttccccctttcgTAGGGGAACAAGAAGTCCAATAATTATCACATCCGGAATCTCTTGGTCATGTAATTGATACATCTCTTTTATCCGTCCATCTAATTTTATCACATGAACTTCATTAGCATTGTATATCCCTCAACTTTCTGTGTGATCGTTGTGAGGACCGCTCTATGCTTGCAAATGGGAGGCGCTGGACTATATTTAATCACGGGTCTCAGAAATCATTGCAACTATCTATGGGTATGCAAAAATAATGGAGATGACAATACTTGTATCAGTCCTTCCTAGGATCAgatcatttcatttttttatttaggtATGTACCTTGATATTTAAAAACTCAACGAGTCCTGACTAATCAAGTTTGAATCTTTCATTTTTCGTAAGCACGGATCTTAGTTGAAAAGCCAAGTGAAAAAATGGGTCAACATGTAACTTCCGAAATTGCATCAGATtgtaaaggaaaagaagataTTTTTCGGTAAGTTAAAAAGAAGATATTAGATAGTGAATGGTGTCCAAACATCAAAGGTTATGCCTCGGGTTCGAACTAATGGCGATGACTGAACATATCATCAATTACAgctctctatatatacatttttagGGAAAAAATTTTACAGCTCTATATATCAACTAGTGCAAGAGCCCCGCTTCGTTGGGTAATACATACTCTTTATCGTTATCTTACAAGGTTGTAAATCATgtgacttttttattttaccatACACTGAGTTTAGCAAAggatgtaaatatatatataatgcaaattctaaaatattcttttccaaaatttaatttaattattatattttatatgacaATCATTTCAGTAGAAACATGTACTAAATGTAAGTAACTGGCAATTGAAGAAAGTCAAATATTTAAGATAGTCTTGGCTTAATGCtatcaaattattaaaaaagaataatatgtTACAGAGTCGAagatcttttttcttctttaaattGTTGAGCAATTTTTAGAGGAAATTTTAGAATAAACGTATCAATAATAAGGTGGAGGATTAAATTGGTGTGGATTgaataaataatcaattattaaGAGGATAAAATTGTTCAAGGCAGGAGAACaattatgaatattttcaaaagatttttggaataagaaaataaaaaagtacttTTAATATTATGTGATTCTCTTATAAAATAACTTTAGGCCAATTTTGCTATGTCATAGTAATTTTACCATAAATAAATGATGAAACAAATTGTATATTGAGTCATTTATCggtgtatatatacaaaattcaAGTACTCTTTatacagaaaaaaaagttatattaATACTTAAATTGAAAACTAcactgaaaagaaaagaatataaattttttttatttaataagagAACAAACATTTATCCACTTCTATACAACTCCATATATCTCTAGTATGAAATTGTCTAAGGTTCACTAAGTTATCTATTGATAATATTCATTTTGGTAATTTTACCTGTAATTAAAGCATATGtgaaaatgtaaataaaaagagagaaggtGATAACAAAAATTATGAAGAGGGAAGAAAATTGAGTCTaacataaaaggaaaaaatccaaaacagaaaatataaaaaagaaaaataatagtaaaaatgagaaaagttGAATGGGGAGTTTCAAACATAGAACAATGGACACAAATACTCATGTGTCTACCACTACAACACCCACAAACTTATACTCATATctcactttcttttctttttaattacttttggCGTCTAAAAATTAAATGCAGGAATATGAAGAGTCCAGTATTAAGAGGCTCATAAACCTCTGAAATGGTTGATTTGGAAAAATATTGTTACACGAATCGAAACCTCTTATTACACAATATTGGGGAGCCGAAGTTAAATAAACTAGTCATCTAACCCGCGCGTCGCGCAGATTTTTTtgtagttttttattttatgttgatattattatatttaccaactttataataacaaaaaaattgaaataaataatctattcgaaaatatctaatatataaatacattgtgaaaattcaaaaaaattaattatgaaaaattgaaaaaaatataggtATATACTAATATTTAAGGATGTGGATAACCGATTGTTTAGGAATTGAGGGTTACAAACGAAAGCTTTCATCAATTGAAGGTAGAGCTTTCGTGAATTATGTAAAAGGAGTctaaattacataatatatatattgtcacaACCTTACCACTTTATTTTAGTGCAGGAAGGATGGAATCTCCTCCCCTCGATCAACACTTTCAGATCCTAATCCGACAGTTCTTTATTAGAAGACAAAGATTTTGCGACTCTGTAACAAGGATTGAACATAAGCAAAAATTGAGCTAAAAGCCTAAACAGGTCATCTCATCAAAAATACATTAAGGATTTATCTACATCCAAAGAATGGATCGATGAGaacaagaaaataaagggACCCAGCATTCATTCGTTTGCAACATCACAAACACATTAATGTCATAAATGCATTTTCAGAATATACAGGTGAATTTGAATATAGTCCGACAACAGGGACGGATTCAAGAATTTAGTCTAAGGGGCGCGAAATTCAAGGAAAATATCTTAGAACTATAAtcatatttacatatatatatatatatatttatctattgaTTAATCTTACAATGTTATGTCAATTACTTTTATTCAGACAAAACTTGTAAAGTAATTAGCTATTTAAATATGATTTACTCTTATTATAACATATTTAAgatcaataatattttatgtCAAAACATATTTATTCATATCTAATTCAAAATACAGATACCTAAAATCACATACATAAATAGATTGTAAACTTTTCCatccttaattaattacatttatTCCGACAAGTCTGGTAAAATAATTAGCTATTTTAAATAGGATTTATTCTTATTATAACATACTTAAAATCGATAATATTCTATGCAGATACACATTTACATACGAGGACACGAGTTTAGAATTTAGGCAATGAgtcaaaatttaaagaaataaCAGACAGGGTAAAATTATGAAGCCAAATACGAGTAagatattataaagaaaaaaagaaaaaagaaagatctACTGAACATAACATCTAAATGCTTTACAATTGCTCCAAATTCAATGGGGGCAACCACCCACCCGCGCCCCCCCTTAAATCCGTCCTTGTCTGACAACATTGGGTTTGTTAATTACCTCGGTGATGGGCCTGTCATGGAGCTAAAGTCGGAGGAAGAGATCTCAGGTGAAATGGAAACCCGAGTGCAGATCTCCTCTCTTGGTCCTGAACTTCTTTCCCGCCCACTTGACAGTTCCACTTCTAAACAATGCTTTAGCTCCAACAACACATCGCTCATCTTCGGTCTCTCTATGGACCTTGATGCTGTACAAGCAATTGCTATATCTAGAGCTTTACCGATGGAGCTATTGTTGAAGTCCCCATGAAGCCTCTGATCAACAAGTCCTTTTATATCGCTTCGTTCTAGGAAAGGGTTCACGTACTCAAGTATGTGGATGTGTTCTTCGCCCTTAATGATTGCAGACTGTCCCGTGATCAGCTCCAAGAGAACCACTCCAAAACTGTATACGTCACTCTTCTCGTTCAACTTTTGCGTAATGTAGTACCTATGCATTAAGCCAGAAAACAGTTTATTGACATATGCTCACAAATAACTTCAACATGTTAGGTTGTGTGAAAAATAAGGAGAAAAGAAGTAGGCATGAGTAATGGTTTCATTTGAAGTGCTACTAGATGTTGGAAATGACATTTGATGTGGATACATACTCTGGATCGAGATACCTGGTGGTGCCCATGACTGCTGTCATTACTTGGCTGTGGCCATCACTGGGTACGACTTTAGAGAGACCGAAATCAGCTATTTTGGCGTCCATGGTCTCACTTAAGAGGATATTTTCTGTTTTCACATCTCTATGTATTATTGGGGGTTTGCACCCGTGGTGTAAATATTCAAGCCCTGCACGATAAGTACTTGTAATTCAGTGAGAATAATAAGGGGAAATTAGTAGAGTATCATACAAATTCTCCTTGCCTTGACTAAACTGCACTACCTTGTGCAGCATCTATTGCAATTCGGAGTCTCAGTTCCCAAGTCAGCACACTCGAACTTCTATCTGGGAAACATAGCacttcatttattttacgcacgCCATTTCACTCAGCCATGTTTTGCAAAACATTGATCAGTAACATGGAGAGTCAGATTACTACAAGATCTGTGTGCCGTGATTTGTTGCTTTAGATTGTGATTACCTGATAGAAAATTCTTCAGATTTCCATTGGCCATGTATTCGTAAATAAGTGCCATATTCATGAGGTCATTGCAATAGCCAATGAAGGAGGCCAAATTCCTGTGATGAAAGGTCAATAGAAGTTCTGCCTGCAAAGCAGATCGATGAGTCCATTAAACCATCATCAGCAATCGGAAATATTTTTCCCGTGCTCCTATGTAAATGTTGTCTTTCGCAGTTTCTTTGTTGTTCCAACATTGTTCTGTTATAGTTGATCTAGTTTCACTATTAGTATGGGGAAACACGAACCTCAGCTTCGAATTCTCTGGGACCTTGTGATGACGAGGGAGAGAGCATCTTGACTGCAACTTTCGTTCCATCTCCCATCTGTCCAAGGTAGACGTTCCCGAATCCTCCCTTCCCAATCATCGTCTGGAAGTTGTTCGTGATGGTCACCACTTCAGCATAAGTGAAATGCCTCTTCTTGGATGCTATGTATCTCCTTTCTTTGTCTGAAGGATTATTTTCTGTCAAAATTTAGAACAGAAACATCAATACTAGGAACGAAATGAGTAAATGCTTTCCACGAATGGCATTCAGGACACTGATacctaattttctttttcttctcaaaTTTAATAGGATTAGCAGAGCAACAATTAATATCAGCGCTATCGACAGTGGTACAATTATCGGgataagaatttttttcttccgtTTGCAAGAATCGGAGCCGCAGAAGTTCTGATTGTCCACACTGAGAAGAACGCAAAACAAACCAATAAGAACGTGATAGAATCATGAGtgaagaaaaatatcaaatgaCACTAGCGATGTagacttgaaaaaaaattagcatTTCGCCATTTAAAATGGGAAACCTCAATGTGAGTGATCCATCATTCGATCTTTTTATGAGAGCTTCAGGGACTGCTCCTGAAAATTGGTTGCCTTTCAAGTTCCTGaggacaaaaaaataaagaaaaggttTCAGGATCTTTCAGAACTTATGACACTTCGATTGCCTGTATATATCGCCCTTTAGTACTTACAGAAAATTCAGAAATTTCAGCTTGTTAAAAATCTGCGGCACCGGTCCGCTTAAGCTGTTGTTCGACAAGTCCCTAGAGCGAATGAAAGTATACCTCGTGAGAGTTGAAAAAGGGATTAAAACATTCTTTAAATGAGAAATTTCGAATGGACTTACAAGGATTCCAATGATGAGAGCTGTGCAAAAGCGGAAGTTATTGTCCCGCTCAATCCACTTGAGCTCAGGTTCCTGACAGACGGTAAAGAAGTAAATTCTTTCGAATCCTCAACTTAGGTAATAGGGTGAAGAACCAGAAAAGAGATGCTAAATAATATGGAAATTACTCACAGGGATACTATTCGAGGAGGTACCGAGACGGAGTAGTTGCAAGTCAGACCTTCCCAGGAGTAATTTTGGGGACCGCATGGATCAGCCCCCCAGTTCTTGTTTATCTGGTATGTCGATTTGACACTATAAATAGCATCGACTGTATGTAGCATCattaagcaaaagagctcatGATATATCATTCATTCATGCGTATGTATGTGAAGATGATACTTTATGATGCTTGATGTGCATTAGTAGTGGAGATTCTGATTAGCATATGCTTTCATGGATTTTGCTCGCTCAACATAGTACACGACTACTTGTAGAATATTCAAGTCATCAGACACGTGTTTTTGTAATACAATTAGATCAGCAAACTGCTAGAGAGAAGAATGCATACCATCTGCACTGTTCGTCAAGAATTCTTCCACCAGCATTGCTCTGTATATCTCGACTGCATTGAGGATCGGTGGAAGGGTAGAATCATCTGTTTTATCAACGGAAATTCGATGATTTTTCCCCACAAGTGCTTTTGGGTTAGCTAATGTGGTCGCATAAAGGTATCGGGGAGTGAAAGGTCCAAAAAGTTGCGAACCATTCCAAGAGACATTGAACTTCCTTGACTGGTTCTTCTGAAGTGCCTCAACTTCCGCAAAGTACAGGAAAACGAAAAATCGATCATTTTCATCACTGGAGGTCCACTGTAACTCCAAGGACCCGGTACCATTTTTTGGTCTAGCAGCTGAGTGTATTACTTGAAAGGGCGCTTTATAACCATTTTCATTCGTGTTGATCGCCATAGAAGTGTTGATTTGATCCCACGAAGGGGTCATGTAGGAAGGCCATATCCGATCATAAATATCATCTTGATATCGACTGCTACTGTTACTGGACCCAATGTTCAGCCTCTCAAATAGGACCAATGAAGAAAACTCTCTATTCTCAGTGATATAGATTGACCTGTTTAGCGGCCTGAGCTCCAAGCCCGATATGAATGGGACTCCATTGCCCGTGTTTACGATACAAACATAGACGACATTGGACGTTGCAAATCTACTATCTCTGTGGTGACAACATCAGAGGAGTTCTTGAACTTAATCGTCACCCAGAGACTAGCATCTAGGTACAGATCGAACTGGGGAGGATTGTTGAGCCCATCGTAATCCCCGTAAAGAAAGGAGGCTCTGATCAAATTTAAGCTTGCATTACCATCTGCAGGCCTCAGGGAGTAACAGTTCTTGTCCCC from Punica granatum isolate Tunisia-2019 chromosome 2, ASM765513v2, whole genome shotgun sequence includes the following:
- the LOC116194551 gene encoding LOW QUALITY PROTEIN: probable LRR receptor-like serine/threonine-protein kinase At4g29180 (The sequence of the model RefSeq protein was modified relative to this genomic sequence to represent the inferred CDS: inserted 1 base in 1 codon), translated to MMMAGKNKALFGSIELLLLLWISATVSVHGQLQTGFISIDCGGPVNFRYVDIDTGISYSTDGDHIDTGINRNISSKYAYPNNPNLPQTLSDLRSFPHGDKNCYSLRPADGNASLNLIRASFLYGDYDGLNNPPQFDLYLDASLWVTIKFKNSSDVVTTEIVDXATSNVVYVCIVNTGNGVPFISGLELRPLNRSIYITENREFSSLVLFERLNIGSSNSSSRYQDDIYDRIWPSYMTPSWDQINTSMAINTNENGYKAPFQVIHSAARPKNGTGSLELQWTSSDENDRFFVFLYFAEVEALQKNQSRKFNVSWNGSQLFGPFTPRYLYATTLANPKALVGKNHRISVDKTDDSTLPPILNAVEIYRAMLVEEFLTNSADVDAIYSVKSTYQINKNWGADPCGPQNYSWEGLTCNYSVSVPPRIVSLNLSSSGLSGTITSAFAQLSSLESLDLSNNSLSGPVPQIFNKLKFLNFLNLKGNQFSGAVPEALIKRSNDGSLTLSVDNQNFCGSDSCKRKKKILIPIIVPLSIALILIVALLILLNLRRKRKLENNPSDKERRYIASKKRHFTYAEVVTITNNFQTMIGKGGFGNVYLGQMGDGTKVAVKMLSPSSSQGPREFEAEAELLLTFHHRNLASFIGYCNDLMNMALIYEYMANGNLKNFLSDRSSSVLTWELRLRIAIDAAQGLEYLHHGCKPPIIHRDVKTENILLSETMDAKIADFGLSKVVPSDGHSQVMTAVMGTTRYLDPEYYITQKLNEKSDVYSFGVVLLELITGQSAIIKGEEHIHILEYVNPFLERSDIKGLVDQRLHGDFNNSSIGKALDIAIACTASRSIERPKMSDVLLELKHCLEVELSSGRERSSGPREEICTRVSISPEISSSDFSSMTGPSPR
- the LOC116197773 gene encoding uncharacterized protein LOC116197773, which gives rise to MNKKKVFNLAKGFRGRAKNCIRIARERVEKALQYSYRDCRNKKRDTRSLLIQRINADTRLHSVNYDNFMHGLMKENIQLNRKVLSELSMHEPLSFKALVDISRNAFLGNKNVVHPPRKISIPVSV
- the LOC116193672 gene encoding expansin-B17-like, yielding MQPQRLRGSGLFFKLWALLEVQSTPLVPVPAQLTDAASAKSNQLWKPATGTWYGDPEGDGSDGGACGYGSLVDVKPLKARVGVVSPVLFMNGDGCGAYYKVRCLDRSICSRRAVNIIVTDECPRGYCSRVRVHFDLSGAAFGRMAVSGEGGQLGN